One Alnus glutinosa chromosome 3, dhAlnGlut1.1, whole genome shotgun sequence genomic region harbors:
- the LOC133865039 gene encoding sphingoid long-chain bases kinase 2, mitochondrial has protein sequence MPSIYYQIALGRVGVAMAKPSGFRADQPLAPDLSADRSIHRGGPSSTSPRRDIVFVVNPRGANGRTGKEWKKLLPYLRSRLGRDCNICESLTSGPSHAIDITREAIREGADAVVAVGGDGTLHEVVNGFFWDGKPVANNEREVAHPTALGLIPLGTGSDFARTFGWKNDPHEAIERIAKGLRSRIDVGVISREHGELHYFINVADIHLSAKAGYYASRYKRFGNLCYVLGALQAFVGHRNEDLRIRVNGGEWEVYSQVTALCIGNAKYFGGGMKITPNAHPCNGNLEVVILQDFKWYDFILKLHKLYKGTHLSVKNVSSRSVQSIEVEHLSGGGSIYIQSDGEHLGFLPRKICNIPAAIELIC, from the exons ATGCCGAGCATTTACTATCAGATAGCATTGGGAAGAGTGGGAGTAGCAATGGCAAAACCCTCGGGTTTCAGAGCCGACCAACCCCTCGCACCTGATCTCTCCGCCGACCGTTCGATCCACCGAGGAGGGCCCTCCTCCACCTCCCCCCGCCGCGACATCGTTTTCGTCGTCAATCCCcgag GTGCAAATGGTAGAACGGGTAAGGAGTGGAAGAAATTACTTCCGTATCTAAGGTCCCGCCTTGGTAGAGACTGCAAT ATATGTGAGTCCTTGACTTCAGGTCCTTCTCATGCAATTGACATAACGAGGGAG GCTATACGGGAGGGTGCAGATGCTGTGGTTGCAGTTGGAGGTGATGGAACTCTTCATGAG GTTGTTAATGGCTTCTTCTGGGATGGAAAACCTGTTGCTAATAATGAAAGAGAGGTTGCTCATCCAACTGCACTTGGT CTCATACCCCTAGGGACTGGGTCTGATTTTGCAAGAACATTTGGCTG GAAAAATGATCCTCATGAAGCCATTGAACGCATAGCTAAAG GGCTGAGATCAAGGATAGATGTTGGGGTTATTAGTAGAGAACATGGAGAATTACACTACTTCATTAATGTTGCTGATATTCATTT GAGTGCAAAGGCAGGTTATTATGCTTCTAGATACAAGAGATTCGGAAATTTGTGCTATGTTCTTGGTGCTTTGCAAGCCTTTGTGGGGCACCGTAATGAAGACCTTAGAATCAGG GTCAATGGGGGTGAGTGGGAAGTATATTCTCAAGTGACAGCCCTTTGCATAGGAAATGCTAAATATTTTGGTGGTGGCATGAAGATTACACCAAATGCTCACCCTTGCAACGGAAATTTGGAG GTTGTGATTCTTCAGGACTTCAAGTGGTATGACTTTATCCTAAAACTACATAAGCTATACAAGGGAACCCATTTATCGGTCAAAAATGTATCTTCTAGAAG TGTGCAGTCTATTGAAGTGGAGCACCTCTCAGGCGGTGGCAGCATATACATTCAATCTGATGGAGAACACTTAGGCTTCCTTCCTAGGAAGATTTGCAATATACCTGCTGCTATTGAGTTGATATGCTGA
- the LOC133864920 gene encoding large ribosomal subunit protein uL5c → MASPSILRSATSSFHGQSPLVSAPMSARVPHGSNGVRVVSVKAATGAVLVEKSEAKKVNRLKATYLEKIIPKLKEEFSYQNIHEVPKVEKVVVNCGIGDAQQNSKGLEAALNDLALITGQRPIKTRARASIATFKIREGQPLGIAVTLRGSIMYSFLDRLINLGLPRTRDFQGVNPNSFDGNGNYSIGIREQSVFPEITFDALGKGRGMDVCITTTAKTDQEAQKLLALMGMPFREGGGAADLMRKKKLKAHHFDSKSKGRARR, encoded by the exons ATGGCGAGTCCCTCCATATTACGCTCCGCGACGTCGTCGTTTCACGGCCAGTCCCCTCTCGTTTCGGCCCCAATGTCCGCACGAGTCCCTCACGGAAGTAACGGAGTTCGGGTCGTCTCGGTGAAGGCGGCGACTGGGGCAGTGCTGGTGGAGAAGTCGGAGGCCAAGAAGGTCAATCGGCTCAAAGCGACCTACCTCGAGAAAATCATCCCCAAGCTCAAGGAAGAGTTCTCGTACCAGAATATCCACGAG GTTCCAAAGGTTGAGAAGGTTGTGGTAAATTGTGGTATCGGGGATGCTCAGCAGAACTCAAAGGGTTTGGAAGCAGCATTGAATGATCTGGCGCTCATTACCGGGCAGAGGCCCATAAAGACACGAGCAAGAGCTTCCATTGCCACCTTCAAGATCAGGGAAGGTCAACCACTTGGGATTGCTGTCACACTAAGAGGAAGC ATAATGTATTCCTTCTTAGATCGGCTCATTAACTTGGGACTTCCTAGGACAAGGGATTTTCAAGGTGTAAACCCAAACAGCTTTGATGGGAATGGGAATTACAGCATTGGGATTCGTGAACAGAGTGTATTTCCGGAGATCACATTTGATGCACTTGGAAAAGGAAGGGGAATGGATGTTTGTATTACTACAACAGCTAAAACTGATCAAGAAGCCCAAAAACTTTTGGCTCTCATGGGGATGCCATTCCGAGAGGGTGGTGGCGCTGCAGATTTGATGCGCAAAAAGAAGCTGAAGGCTCACCATTTTGATTCAAAATCAAAGGGCAGAGCCCGGagataa